In a single window of the Deinococcus aetherius genome:
- a CDS encoding HU family DNA-binding protein, which yields MARNSSKKAAEGEAAGAEGGTGSNGGGKVAKTQIIEMVADQTSLSKKQAGQAVASLLGVVVDALREGKSVGLPGLGTLSVTRTAERQGVRPGTSERITIPAGRKIRFKIATTLKGSF from the coding sequence ATGGCAAGGAACAGCAGCAAGAAGGCCGCCGAGGGTGAGGCCGCCGGAGCCGAGGGCGGGACGGGCAGCAACGGGGGCGGTAAGGTCGCCAAGACGCAGATTATCGAGATGGTGGCCGACCAGACCAGCCTGAGCAAGAAGCAGGCGGGCCAGGCAGTCGCGTCCCTGCTGGGCGTGGTCGTGGACGCCCTGCGCGAGGGCAAGAGCGTCGGGCTGCCGGGGCTGGGCACCCTCAGCGTGACCCGGACCGCCGAGCGCCAGGGGGTGCGCCCCGGCACAAGCGAGCGCATCACGATTCCGGCGGGCCGCAAGATCCGCTTCAAGATCGCCACGACCCTCAAGGGCTCGTTCTAG
- a CDS encoding HesA/MoeB/ThiF family protein, producing MTEPGLPRLSRPELRRYSRQLIVPEWQGAGAQERLRSASVLVVGAGGLGGPVVAQLAGAGVGRLVIADGDTVDASNLHRQTLYTAADVGRPKAEVAAARAQAINPFVRVETAPFLTGENVGGLVAPSNLVVDATDNFGARYTLADACTRAGREWVWGAASGTSGMVSLFGPGLGLRDVFPDPGEAESCEEAGVLGPVPNVVGSMMALEALKVLGGVGEPLRGRLWTFDALSGAVRVIGLRAEREALPL from the coding sequence ATGACCGAGCCCGGCCTCCCCCGCCTCTCCCGCCCTGAACTGCGGCGGTACTCGCGCCAGCTCATCGTGCCCGAGTGGCAGGGCGCGGGCGCCCAGGAGCGGCTGCGCTCGGCCTCGGTCCTCGTGGTGGGGGCGGGGGGACTGGGTGGGCCGGTCGTCGCGCAGCTCGCCGGAGCGGGCGTCGGGCGGCTCGTGATCGCCGACGGGGACACGGTGGACGCCAGCAACCTGCACCGCCAGACCCTCTACACGGCGGCGGACGTGGGGCGGCCCAAGGCCGAGGTCGCGGCGGCGCGGGCGCAGGCGATCAACCCTTTCGTGCGGGTGGAGACGGCCCCCTTCCTGACGGGAGAGAACGTGGGCGGGCTGGTCGCGCCATCAAACCTCGTCGTGGACGCCACCGACAACTTCGGGGCGCGCTACACCCTCGCGGACGCCTGCACGCGGGCCGGGCGCGAGTGGGTGTGGGGCGCGGCGAGCGGCACGAGCGGCATGGTGAGCCTGTTCGGCCCCGGGCTCGGCCTGCGCGACGTGTTCCCCGACCCCGGCGAGGCCGAGTCGTGCGAGGAGGCGGGCGTGCTGGGCCCCGTGCCCAACGTGGTCGGGAGCATGATGGCCCTGGAAGCCCTCAAGGTGCTCGGTGGCGTCGGCGAGCCCCTGCGCGGACGGCTGTGGACCTTCGACGCGCTTTCCGGCGCGGTGCGGGTGATCGGGCTGCGGGCCGAAAGAGAAGCTCTTCCCCTCTGA
- a CDS encoding ABC transporter permease, producing the protein MTATTPTTRLARRLPWGVIVWPALLAVCLLPGVLPGLLRPLFPGVAITLDPPPWQLTLTHLGLVGLATGIVVGLGVPLAVAVTRPGWGALRLLTETLVGLGQTVPTLAVLALAVPALGFGWAPTLFGLIVYGLVPVVSSGVAGLLAVDRGVIDAARGMGMTAGQRLLRVELPLARPVLLSGIRTATVYNVGTATVGAALGAGGLGRPIIDGLSQQNTGLVMAGALLAALLALSLDGLLGLLVPPERKVS; encoded by the coding sequence GTGACCGCCACCACTCCCACCACCCGCCTGGCCCGGCGCCTCCCCTGGGGGGTGATCGTATGGCCCGCACTGCTCGCCGTGTGCCTCCTGCCCGGGGTTCTGCCGGGGCTGCTGCGCCCCCTCTTTCCGGGCGTGGCAATCACCCTCGACCCGCCGCCCTGGCAGCTCACCCTCACCCACCTGGGGCTCGTCGGGCTCGCCACGGGAATCGTCGTGGGACTGGGGGTGCCGCTCGCCGTCGCCGTCACCCGGCCCGGGTGGGGGGCCCTGCGCCTGCTCACGGAGACGCTGGTGGGCCTGGGGCAGACCGTGCCTACCCTCGCCGTCCTCGCGCTCGCCGTGCCCGCCCTCGGCTTCGGCTGGGCGCCCACCCTGTTCGGGCTGATCGTCTACGGCCTGGTGCCTGTCGTCAGCAGCGGTGTTGCAGGCCTGCTCGCGGTGGACCGGGGGGTCATCGACGCGGCGCGCGGCATGGGCATGACGGCGGGGCAGCGCCTCCTGCGCGTCGAGTTGCCGCTGGCCCGCCCCGTCCTCCTGTCGGGGATCCGCACCGCCACCGTCTACAACGTCGGAACGGCGACGGTGGGCGCCGCCCTCGGCGCGGGTGGGCTGGGCCGCCCTATCATCGACGGCCTCTCGCAGCAAAACACCGGTCTGGTGATGGCGGGCGCCCTCCTCGCCGCGCTCCTGGCCCTCAGCCTGGACGGCCTGCTCGGTCTGCTGGTCCCCCCCGAACGCAAGGTCTCCTGA
- a CDS encoding ABC transporter ATP-binding protein has translation MIELHGLEKRYGATYAVRDLTLTFAEGEVTALLGPSGCGKTTTLRMINRLTEPDGGRILLGGRDTRSLPPDQLRRGIGYVIQQVGLFPHLSVAGNVATVPELLGWDRRRVRERVDELLALVGLDPAAYRDKRPGELSGGQAQRVGVARALAADPPVLLMDEPFGALDPLARERLQGAFRDIQRRLRKTVVLVTHDIDEALRLGDRLALMRAGSLVQFGPPGELLRRPAHPFVREFLGEDAPLRALAGRTAAEFARPGDPTGLPQVESSLDARSALGVLLREGSDALAVTGPGGLLGVLRVRDLRVGEGE, from the coding sequence GTGATCGAGCTGCACGGGCTGGAGAAACGGTACGGCGCCACGTACGCCGTGCGCGACCTCACCCTCACCTTCGCGGAGGGAGAGGTCACGGCGCTCCTCGGCCCCTCGGGCTGCGGAAAGACCACCACCCTGCGGATGATCAACCGCCTCACCGAGCCGGACGGGGGGCGGATTCTGCTCGGCGGACGTGACACGCGGAGCCTGCCCCCGGATCAGTTACGCCGGGGCATCGGGTACGTGATCCAGCAGGTCGGCCTCTTTCCGCACCTGAGCGTCGCGGGGAACGTGGCGACCGTGCCCGAGCTGCTGGGCTGGGACCGGCGGCGGGTGAGGGAACGGGTGGACGAACTGCTCGCGCTCGTCGGGCTCGACCCCGCCGCGTACCGCGACAAGCGGCCCGGGGAACTCTCCGGCGGCCAGGCGCAGCGGGTGGGCGTGGCGCGGGCGCTCGCCGCCGACCCCCCCGTCCTGCTGATGGACGAGCCCTTCGGCGCGCTCGACCCCCTCGCCCGCGAGCGGTTGCAGGGGGCCTTCCGCGACATCCAACGGCGGCTGCGCAAGACGGTCGTGCTCGTCACCCACGACATCGACGAGGCCCTGCGCCTGGGTGACCGCCTGGCCCTGATGCGGGCGGGGTCCCTGGTGCAGTTCGGTCCGCCCGGCGAGCTGCTGCGTCGCCCCGCCCACCCCTTCGTCCGCGAATTCCTGGGGGAGGACGCCCCCCTGCGTGCGCTCGCGGGCCGAACCGCCGCCGAATTCGCGCGGCCCGGCGACCCCACCGGGCTGCCGCAGGTGGAGAGCTCGCTCGATGCCCGCAGCGCCCTGGGCGTTCTGCTGCGCGAGGGGTCGGACGCCCTCGCCGTGACCGGGCCGGGCGGGCTCCTCGGTGTTCTGCGTGTCCGGGACCTGCGCGTCGGGGAGGGCGAGTGA
- a CDS encoding ABC transporter substrate-binding protein, whose product MKTVLSLTLAALIGSAAARPIVVGSKLDPEAQILGQMIVLTLKNAGLEVTDRTNLGDTGVNRKAILAGEIDVYPEYTGNAVYLFPEAKIGAKQAGDPGVIYALARRLDAGNGITWLRPANVNNTWVIAVPGSLAAAQKLSSVADLARYLKGGGRFKIAGSPEFFNRPDTMPAFEAAYGFKLRNDQKLVLAGATPPQTQQAAASGTSGVNAAMAYGTDGSLAALKLVALKDPRGAQAVYQPAPLIRTATLKAYPQVEALLNKTFATLTQATLQRLNAQVALEGRTAQEVARTYLQGQGLIK is encoded by the coding sequence ATGAAGACTGTCCTCTCGCTGACCCTGGCCGCGCTGATCGGGAGCGCCGCCGCCCGGCCCATCGTCGTGGGAAGCAAACTCGACCCCGAGGCGCAGATTCTCGGGCAGATGATCGTGCTCACCCTGAAGAATGCGGGGCTGGAGGTGACTGACCGCACCAACCTCGGTGACACGGGCGTGAACCGCAAGGCGATCCTGGCGGGCGAGATCGACGTGTACCCCGAGTACACCGGCAACGCGGTGTACCTCTTCCCGGAGGCGAAGATCGGGGCCAAGCAGGCGGGCGACCCGGGCGTGATCTACGCGCTGGCCCGGCGGCTCGACGCGGGGAACGGCATCACCTGGCTCCGGCCCGCGAACGTGAACAACACCTGGGTGATCGCCGTGCCGGGGTCGCTTGCGGCGGCGCAGAAGCTGAGCAGCGTGGCCGACCTCGCCCGTTATCTGAAGGGCGGCGGGCGGTTCAAGATTGCGGGCAGCCCGGAGTTTTTCAACCGCCCCGACACCATGCCCGCCTTCGAGGCCGCATACGGCTTCAAGCTCAGGAACGACCAGAAGCTCGTGCTCGCGGGCGCGACGCCTCCCCAGACGCAGCAGGCGGCGGCGAGCGGCACGAGCGGCGTCAACGCGGCGATGGCCTACGGCACCGACGGCAGCCTCGCGGCGTTGAAGTTGGTGGCCCTCAAAGACCCCCGGGGCGCCCAGGCCGTCTACCAGCCCGCGCCGCTCATCCGCACCGCCACCCTGAAGGCGTACCCGCAGGTCGAGGCCCTCCTGAACAAGACCTTCGCCACCCTGACCCAGGCGACCCTCCAGCGCCTCAACGCCCAGGTGGCCCTCGAAGGCCGCACGGCCCAGGAGGTCGCGCGGACTTACCTTCAGGGCCAGGGGCTGATCAAGTGA
- a CDS encoding glycerol-3-phosphate acyltransferase, with translation MLLLVALASFLLGSLVAGVLYSRALGTDIRERDLPGASGTYRQHGLAAALGVTAFDMAKGAAAVLLARALTPDFTWVATLGVVLGHCYPAFFRFRGGGGIAPLMGALLVTGPLTLFGMLAFGLAVMVPYKATLQKRLGLNAVPFATALAVPVGLLLAARFGGLPDLLAGGAAMAVRAVHLLAFSERRPA, from the coding sequence ATGCTGCTCCTGGTCGCCCTGGCGTCTTTCCTGCTCGGCTCGCTCGTGGCGGGCGTGCTGTACTCCCGCGCGCTCGGGACCGACATCCGCGAGCGCGACCTGCCCGGCGCGAGCGGCACGTACCGCCAGCACGGCCTGGCGGCGGCGCTGGGGGTGACCGCTTTCGACATGGCGAAGGGCGCCGCCGCCGTGCTCCTCGCCCGCGCGCTGACCCCGGACTTCACCTGGGTGGCGACCCTGGGCGTGGTGCTCGGCCACTGCTACCCGGCCTTCTTCCGCTTCCGGGGGGGTGGGGGGATCGCGCCGCTGATGGGGGCGCTCCTCGTGACCGGGCCGCTCACCCTCTTCGGGATGCTGGCGTTCGGGCTGGCGGTCATGGTGCCGTACAAGGCCACCCTGCAAAAGCGGCTGGGGCTGAACGCCGTGCCCTTCGCCACCGCCCTCGCGGTGCCGGTCGGTCTGCTCCTGGCCGCGCGCTTCGGGGGCCTGCCCGACCTGCTCGCCGGGGGGGCGGCGATGGCCGTGCGCGCCGTGCACCTCCTCGCCTTTTCGGAGCGGCGCCCGGCGTGA
- the prfB gene encoding peptide chain release factor 2 (programmed frameshift), with amino-acid sequence MQELLEKLASLREYLDIPGKTRRLNELDRELSDPALWNNTGRARQVTQEAGTLRRVVDGYRGLQSDASGLAEMLEIASDEERQLLAEEQENIQARVDDLYRETLFTMKHAEAPAIVRVKSGAGGTESQDWAGMLTRMYMRWAERHGYKVDLLDQQDGEQAGVMSAEFIIRGEKAYGMMAPEHGVHRLVRVSPFDANNRRHTSFASVDVVPEVPEEEINIHIPDSDLRRDVFRSQGAGGQGVNTTDSAVRLTHLPTGIAVASQQTRSQIKNHEIALQILKQRLYDIEMRKREEEEAKARGEQKKIEWGSQIRSYVLDKQYVKDHRTGVMKHNPDGVLDGDLDDLMWAGLEWLAGKRAVEEGGDEE; translated from the exons ATGCAGGAATTGCTGGAAAAACTGGCGTCGCTCCGGGAGTACCTT GACATTCCCGGCAAGACGCGCAGACTGAACGAACTCGACCGGGAACTGAGCGACCCTGCCCTCTGGAACAACACGGGCCGCGCCCGGCAGGTCACCCAGGAGGCCGGGACCCTGCGCCGGGTGGTGGACGGCTACCGGGGGCTCCAGTCGGACGCGAGCGGCCTAGCCGAGATGCTGGAGATCGCCAGCGACGAGGAACGCCAACTGCTCGCCGAGGAGCAGGAGAACATCCAGGCGCGGGTGGACGATCTGTACCGCGAGACGCTTTTCACCATGAAGCACGCCGAGGCGCCCGCCATCGTGCGAGTCAAGAGCGGGGCGGGCGGCACCGAGTCGCAGGACTGGGCGGGGATGCTCACTCGGATGTACATGCGCTGGGCCGAGCGGCACGGGTACAAGGTGGACCTCCTCGACCAGCAGGACGGTGAGCAGGCGGGGGTGATGAGTGCCGAATTCATCATTCGCGGCGAAAAGGCCTACGGCATGATGGCGCCCGAGCACGGGGTCCACCGCCTCGTGCGGGTCTCGCCCTTCGACGCCAACAACCGCCGCCACACCTCGTTTGCCTCGGTGGACGTGGTGCCGGAGGTGCCGGAGGAGGAGATCAACATCCACATCCCCGACTCCGACCTGCGCCGGGACGTGTTCCGCTCGCAGGGAGCGGGCGGGCAGGGCGTGAACACCACCGACTCGGCGGTGCGTCTGACCCACCTTCCGACCGGCATCGCCGTGGCGTCGCAGCAGACGCGCTCGCAGATCAAGAACCACGAGATCGCCCTGCAAATCCTCAAGCAGCGCCTCTACGACATCGAGATGCGAAAGCGCGAGGAGGAGGAGGCCAAGGCGCGCGGCGAGCAGAAGAAGATCGAGTGGGGGTCGCAGATCCGCTCGTACGTCCTCGACAAGCAGTACGTCAAGGACCACCGCACGGGGGTCATGAAGCACAACCCCGACGGGGTGCTCGACGGTGACCTCGACGACCTGATGTGGGCGGGCCTGGAGTGGCTGGCCGGGAAACGCGCCGTGGAAGAGGGCGGGGACGAGGAGTAG
- a CDS encoding ABC transporter permease: MISPGRKGAGASAASAPSSWSGVPGDVRAVFVLAALPMVVGALLPWVLLRPNRLAPGEYLRLPPALTLALLGLAALPLLGALLRPRLTPPLAALAPVAAVWVLGEQTRAAIAGQADFARASAASGMWLFLLGAGIAVYGARLVAPAPGARLLTWAWLPAVLALGLGGHLSAWSVIVEGRGEGPRWGQELAAHLRLVGGALGLAVGLGAPLAVWASGRERVAAVLLGLTGAVQTIPSLALLGLLIAPLSALSNALPALRDLGVRGIGVAPALSAMTLYALLPVLRGGVVGLHGVPPDVVDAARGMGMTTSQVFWRVRLPLALPVWLSGVRQAAVLLVGVAAVAALIGAGGLGTYIFKGLQSGAADLILLGAVPAALLAVAVDAALRGLEALLGRGLRRVTPGDRA; encoded by the coding sequence GTGATCTCCCCGGGAAGGAAGGGGGCGGGGGCCAGCGCGGCTTCCGCCCCCTCCTCCTGGAGCGGCGTGCCGGGGGACGTGCGCGCGGTGTTCGTCCTCGCGGCCCTCCCGATGGTGGTAGGGGCGCTGCTTCCGTGGGTGCTCCTGCGCCCGAACCGCCTCGCGCCCGGGGAGTACCTGCGGCTGCCCCCCGCGCTCACCCTGGCGCTGCTGGGCCTCGCCGCGTTGCCCCTGCTCGGCGCCCTGCTGCGCCCCCGCCTGACTCCGCCGCTCGCCGCGCTCGCCCCCGTGGCCGCCGTCTGGGTGCTGGGCGAGCAGACCCGCGCGGCCATCGCCGGTCAGGCCGACTTCGCGCGGGCGAGCGCGGCGAGCGGGATGTGGCTCTTCCTGCTGGGAGCGGGGATCGCCGTGTACGGGGCGCGGCTGGTCGCCCCTGCCCCCGGCGCGCGGCTCCTCACGTGGGCGTGGCTGCCCGCCGTCCTCGCCCTGGGGCTGGGCGGGCACCTCTCGGCCTGGTCGGTGATCGTCGAGGGGCGGGGGGAGGGCCCGCGCTGGGGGCAGGAACTCGCGGCGCACCTGCGGCTGGTGGGGGGCGCGCTCGGCCTCGCCGTGGGGCTGGGGGCGCCGCTGGCCGTGTGGGCCAGCGGGCGTGAGCGGGTGGCGGCCGTGCTGCTCGGCCTGACGGGCGCGGTACAGACCATTCCCAGCCTCGCTCTGCTGGGGCTGCTGATCGCCCCGCTCTCGGCCCTCTCGAACGCCCTGCCCGCCCTGCGCGACCTGGGGGTGCGGGGCATCGGGGTGGCCCCCGCCCTGAGCGCGATGACCCTGTACGCGCTGCTGCCTGTGCTGCGCGGCGGGGTGGTGGGGCTGCACGGGGTCCCGCCCGACGTGGTGGACGCCGCGCGCGGGATGGGCATGACCACCTCCCAGGTCTTCTGGCGGGTGAGGCTGCCGCTCGCGCTCCCCGTGTGGCTCAGCGGCGTGCGGCAGGCGGCGGTGCTGCTCGTGGGGGTGGCCGCCGTCGCCGCCCTGATCGGCGCGGGTGGGCTGGGCACCTATATCTTCAAGGGACTTCAGAGCGGGGCCGCCGACCTGATCCTGCTCGGCGCGGTGCCCGCCGCGCTCCTCGCGGTGGCCGTGGACGCAGCCCTGCGCGGGCTGGAGGCCCTGCTGGGTCGCGGGCTGAGGCGGGTCACCCCGGGGGACCGCGCGTGA
- a CDS encoding serine/threonine-protein kinase: MTSDRSIPGYTLLHLLGRGDTSLVYLARNSQDREVALKVPHERTLAGREAAERFGNEVRLTLQVRHPQIVRGFAGTPFGPQAFLAVQYFPEGSLCDVLKRLAPCSLPLDAALRVLADVASALTYLHGLGAVHQDVKRQNVYVQEGRAALGDLGSAYFTAQGGRASGSPYYMAPEVYRGESAGGASDVYSFGVLAYELLGGRRPFAGDSYEELMAAHLNRFAPPLLSLRPELPPAVARLGELALAKRPADRPTAADIHRALLAALGENLAEEDTAALGTADSTPVRQVGRHVPTPLVTAKPTGPETGDAGRWNPFRRRK, from the coding sequence ATGACTTCCGACCGCTCCATTCCCGGCTACACCCTGCTGCACCTCCTGGGACGCGGGGACACCTCCCTCGTGTACCTCGCGCGGAACTCCCAGGACCGGGAGGTGGCCCTCAAGGTGCCGCACGAGCGGACGCTGGCCGGGCGCGAGGCCGCCGAGCGGTTCGGCAACGAGGTCCGGCTGACTCTCCAGGTGCGGCATCCGCAGATCGTGCGGGGGTTCGCGGGCACGCCCTTCGGCCCGCAGGCGTTCCTGGCGGTGCAGTACTTCCCGGAAGGCTCCCTCTGCGACGTGCTGAAGCGACTCGCCCCATGTTCGCTTCCCCTCGACGCCGCGCTGCGGGTGCTGGCGGACGTCGCCTCGGCCCTCACCTACCTTCATGGGCTGGGCGCCGTGCATCAGGACGTGAAGCGGCAGAACGTGTATGTCCAGGAGGGGCGGGCGGCGCTCGGGGACCTGGGAAGTGCCTACTTCACGGCGCAGGGGGGCCGGGCGAGCGGCAGCCCCTACTACATGGCCCCGGAAGTGTACAGGGGCGAGAGCGCGGGTGGCGCCAGCGACGTCTACAGCTTCGGCGTGCTCGCCTACGAACTGCTGGGCGGGCGGCGACCTTTTGCCGGGGACTCCTACGAGGAGCTGATGGCGGCGCACCTCAACCGTTTCGCGCCGCCGCTGCTCTCCCTGCGCCCCGAGCTTCCGCCCGCTGTCGCCCGCCTCGGTGAACTCGCGCTCGCCAAGCGTCCCGCTGACCGGCCCACGGCGGCGGACATCCACCGCGCCCTACTGGCGGCCCTCGGGGAAAACCTCGCGGAGGAGGACACCGCAGCCCTGGGCACCGCCGATTCGACGCCCGTGAGGCAGGTGGGACGTCATGTTCCGACTCCTCTGGTGACGGCCAAACCCACCGGGCCGGAGACGGGGGACGCAGGCCGCTGGAATCCCTTCCGGCGCCGCAAGTAG
- a CDS encoding CarD family transcriptional regulator — protein MKSPAFRIGDRVVLPPYGIGVVSGTCQRPVAGETHAYYQVEFPNTASRAYVPVNDPLSTGMRAALTTQDMPDLLCRLQTSMDLNLPRQWAARHRRVTEILVSGDPYELATLTCELRRWNIERGLPDLDRQAFRRAIRLLEQEVRGLEEDTYTRDVRQFLDHAWNETPS, from the coding sequence GTGAAGAGCCCAGCATTTCGGATCGGAGATCGCGTCGTCCTTCCGCCCTACGGAATCGGCGTCGTCAGCGGCACCTGCCAGCGCCCGGTGGCGGGAGAGACGCACGCCTACTATCAGGTGGAGTTCCCGAACACCGCCAGCCGCGCCTACGTGCCCGTCAACGACCCGCTCAGCACCGGGATGCGGGCGGCCCTGACCACCCAGGACATGCCGGACCTGCTCTGTCGCCTCCAGACCAGCATGGACCTGAACCTCCCGCGTCAGTGGGCCGCCCGTCACCGCCGCGTCACCGAAATCCTGGTGAGCGGCGACCCCTACGAACTCGCCACTCTGACCTGCGAGCTGCGCCGTTGGAATATCGAGCGTGGCCTGCCCGATCTCGACCGCCAAGCATTCCGGCGCGCCATCCGGCTCCTGGAGCAGGAGGTGCGCGGCCTGGAGGAGGATACCTACACGCGGGACGTGCGGCAGTTTCTGGACCACGCGTGGAACGAGACGCCCAGTTAG